A region from the Gossypium hirsutum mitochondrion, complete genome genome encodes:
- the rpl5 gene encoding ribosomal protein L5 produces the protein MFSLHFHYEDVSRQDPLLKPNHANVMEVPGSCEIRVVPKAPYNFIIQNGKLAMEIPRGQKKIQTQRGSTGKSFRSNLFLGSNKDKGYVSDLARQSTLRGHGMSNFSVRIAIVMSLLDSPVEIRENSIQFSMETEFCEFSPELEDHFEVFEHIRGFNVTIVTSANTQDETLPPWSGFLQGEGLSSLKAFTSTRR, from the coding sequence ATGTTTTCACTCCATTTTCATTACGAAGATGTATCACGTCAAGATCCGTTGCTCAAACCGAATCACGCCAACGTTATGGAAGTTCCTGGATCGTGTGAAATAAGAGTAGTACCAAAGGCACCCTATAATTTCATAATTCAAAATGGAAAATTGGCTATGGAGATTCCGCGCGGTCAGAAAAAAATACAGACACAAAGGGGTTCGACAGGAAAGTCGTTTCGATCCAATCTATTCTTGGGGTCAAATAAAGACAAAGGATATGTCAGTGACCTGGCACGCCAAAGCACTCTCCGAGGGCATGGAATGTCTAATTTTTCGGTCAGAATCGCGATAGTAATGTCTCTGTTAGATTCTCCGGTCGAAATACGGGAAAACTCCATTCAATTCTCGATGGAAACGGAGTTTTGCGAATTCTCCCCAGAACTGGAAGATCATTTCGAGGTCTTCGAACATATTCGAGGGTTCAATGTGACTATTGTCACTTCGGCCAACACACAAGATGAGACTTTACCACCGTGGAGCGGCTTTTTGCAGGGGGAAGGACTCAGCTCTTTGAAAGCTTTCACCTCGACTAGAAGATAG
- the rpl2 gene encoding ribosomal protein L2, with the protein MRQSQERRALRQFILSTGKSAGRNSSGRITVFHRGGESKRLQRRIDLKRSTSSMGIVERIEYDPNRSSRIAPVRWIEGVWVCQRKLNTIEEFAPPRKLLEPTTTTIRGQFSFSSLPGKVDQRKVACFSPGLMAAYVVVGPPTRMSPWSKSALYSKGAGSKKTCAKDVFFSALSSPKAKGETVSLSFGSSFGFPRVAVAGAKPAFFAPRMREKLRGKNTFSLCEVRKWRTHSILWAHRIKRKAALSWQSFRRQDTLGLVGAAEHNESKPKTDQGSLPAKPIGERPKDRACKVDRAPVTYIIASHQLETGKMVMNCDWSKPSTSDLLRPAQNAHPY; encoded by the coding sequence ATGAGACAAAGCCAAGAGAGGAGAGCACTTAGACAATTCATTTTGAGTACAGGGAAGTCTGCTGGTAGGAATTCCTCAGGGCGTATTACGGTTTTTCACCGAGGGGGTGAATCGAAGCGATTGCAGCGAAGAATTGATCTGAAACGAAGCACTTCGTCAATGGGCATTGTAGAAAGGATAGAATATGACCCTAATCGTTCTTCTCGGATCGCTCCAGTACGATGGATCGAGGGGGTCTGGGTCTGCCAGAGGAAATTGAATACGATAGAGGAGTTCGCTCCGCCGCGTAAGCTCCTCGAACCTACCACGACCACCATCCGCGGCCAATTTTCGTTCTCTTCCCTGCCCGGGAAGGTGGATCAAAGAAAGGTAGCTTGCTTCTCTCCTGGACTGATGGCGGCTTATGTAGTGGTCGGCCCTCCTACCAGAATGTCCCCTTGGTCGAAGAGCGCCTTGTATAGTAAAGGTGCAGGAAGCAAAAAAACTTGCGCGAAGGACGTCTTCTTCTCTGCCCTCTCCTCTCCAAAGGCCAAGGGGGAGACTGTATCCCTTTCCTTCGGTAGCTCTTTTGGTTTCCCAAGGGTAGCGGTAGCTGGGGCAAAGCCCGCTTTCTTCGCTCCGCGAATGAGAGAGAAACTCAGAGGAAAAAACACGTTCTCTCTTTGCGAGGTCCGAAAGTGGAGAACGCATAGCATTCTCTGGGCACATAGGATCAAACGTAAAGCAGCGCTTTCTTGGCAGAGCTTTAGGCGGCAAGATACTTTAGGGCTTGTTGGAGCTGCTGAGCATAACGAATCGAAGCCGAAGACGGATCAAGGTAGCTTGCCTGCCAAGCCGATAGGCGAAAGGCCGAAGGATAGAGCGTGCAAAGTCGATCGTGCACCTGTCACTTATATAATAGCCAGTCATCAATTAGAAACAGGCAAAATGGTGATGAATTGCGATTGGTCCAAACCTTCGACCAGCGACTTATTGCGACCCGCCCAGAATGCTCATCCATACTAA